ATGATTTGTAATTCATTGAATTTTGGCTCAATTAAAGgatttccttcttttttttatttgtttcttataattttaaccATTTACCAATTATTTACTACTGTGTTAccagagatatatcaaaaaAGTATATGTCACTACATATTAAGAcagtgataaataataaattacttacaTATTAAGAcagtgataaataataaattactaaactaTTACTACATGTTTTATAAATTACTAGAGGTTTACTAATATGTTGCttaacatatatttataaagttacTATAGGTTTCCTAATAGGTTACTAATAAGTTACGTAGCATCtatttataaagttttattaaaaaattttatttataatttattttctttacttaaatattaataatatttataatctcatttaaatctatcaacttttttaatatatttaatttgatatttaaaatgatataatctTAAAAATTTCTTTATAGACTACTAACTATAAAGCACTACCTTACTATTAATTTACCAAAACAATATCAAAAGTATACTACAACATACAACTGATAAAGGAAATTTAGttaatatctataaaattataaaaaatattataagtttACTAACCAGTTACCAAAACATTACTAACAGTATAAGTCAATTACCATTTACTAAAACTAAAACAGTAGCCATTACAAACAAAGTCATTCAAACAAAGTCATAAtaggaaaaaaaacaatattgttCAGATCTTGTTCAGacaaaacactaaaaaaacttaaaagtacTAAGCTAAAATGATAAGCTTCAGATCTTGTTCTTCCCTTTCCTCTTTGGATTTGGGACCTCCTCTTCAACCTCTTCATCGCTAACAATATTTCTCTCTATCTTCATATTGCCATAGCGGTACAGAAGAAATGCAACACGCTCACGATAATTCTCAATATTAAATTCAGAAGGTATTTCTTTACGCAGACACAAAAACTCCGCAAAAGCAAGCAAAAACGCACCACAATCGctgaataaaaaacataaaaatgaattattcaACAAAACTGCATAATTTTACAAATAGTAAATTTGAAAACATACCAATCCTTTTGATTTGGAAGATCATCCACAGTTTCAATACGGAAAGCATCAGTTGAATTCTTATTCAAATAAGGCTGAGAAGTCAGATCAATGTCACTGCGCAACTCATAAAAATTCATCTGAGATAAAAAAAGTGGAATTAGAACAGAATATTTTGTAGTTGCTTCAACTGCAGACTTCTTCGCCACATTTGAACTCATAGAGTTATACACATATATGCATCTTTCTTTGAAGACCAAACGCCCCAAAATCCAGTGCTTCTGCTTCTTCATGTTCATTGGAAACAACACCTCATCTACATTCTCCCAATGTGTATTGCAAAGCATCTTGTATCCACAAATATACTTTGCAATAAGACTACGATCAGTAACTGAAGTAGATTCAGGCTTCTTCCTCTTCAAGTATGCCACATAGTATGAAGTCATTCTATCATCGAAGAGGCAGTCAGTTGTCGTAATTCGCACACCACCAACAGGTCTATACTTGGCTCTTTTACGAATGTAGTACATAACAATGTTGATATGCTGTAAAGAAAAGTAGAATTATAAATAACTATAACAGTTAGTAAACATTTAGTAGATAAGTAGAACATAACATCAAATGGTAAAAATAGAAATACTTACACGACACTGTAATAATTCACCCGAGTAATTAAGCGAATGAAACCAATTTTTGTTATCCACCTGATCCACGCCATAATTGAACGGAGTTTCGATAATGTCGAAACCTGCTTCATAAGCATTTCGACtacaaaaaagaacaaataggAGGTAAAAAAACATTCAAGCAATCCTTCTAGCAAAAAATGGTAAATATAACATATCACAATTATAGTCTTACTTAAACTTTTCGTCAACCCAGTTATTAAACTCCATCTGTCCCGCATAACCTGTATCTCTACAAATATCATCATCAAGAGGAAACAATCCCTTCTTAAGAACCACATCCGGCTTAGCCTTAACAAATGCTAGAGGCACCACATCAGCAACTTTGAATTTAGAGGCAATCTTTTCAATTTGCTGTaattgagaagaaaaagaaaaatgcaaTGAATAAATGATAGTtactattattaaaataaatatgataataATTAGTAAACCATTAGCAAACAATTAGAGAAAATATGAAAAGTAAAACTGTTCGAAAACACTTAGAAAAATAACTGTTAACTACATAGTAAACAACTAGTAAACtcttagaaaataaaaagtaaaacaaaaacatGAAAAATTCTATAGAAGTACTATAaaggtaatttttatttatatttatatttacaaaataaatatggtaatgattagtaaaccattagcaaacaaattagagaaaaaaatgaaaagtaaactgttaaaaaacaattagaaaAATAGTAAACCACTAGTAAACacttagaaaataaaaagtaaaacaacaacataaaaaaatctATAGAAGTACTACCTCAGATGGACTGCCTCGATACACAGCAATTTCTTTCAAAGCTGCCTtctttatctatataaaaagcataaaaaaatgTATTGGTAAAGTACTAATatgcaaataataaaaaaacaaaaattttaaaaaagtaagaTAAAAAATATACCTCAGATTCTTGTTTTTCAACAGAATCAGCAGCTTCCTTTTTCAACAAAGCATCAGTAGCTTCCTTTTCAATCTTATTGACCATATCAGTCAGTAAGGACTCATCATATCCGACATCCTCATCAACGCCATGGCCCAACATCTTATCAGCAGCTTCTTTCTCAGCAAGCTCTACAGCTTTTGTAAGGGCATTAAGTTCGCTAGAATTGAATGTAGAGCAGGTTTCTGCCCCAACGGTACTTTGACTACTTAATTCATCGAACTTAAAACTTGGACCGCTATCAAAACAGAAAccctgaagaaaaaaaattaataacaatataGAAAACGCAGCAGACAATTTacattaaaaacttaaaaagtaaaAGTACCCTTCCACTATATTTCACAGCTGTGTCAACCACTTTAGAAACTATATGACCCTCATCATATTTCTTCTCGCCCCTATCAACATCATCCTGCTGCTCATGTCCACTATCATCAGCGACATTTCCATGACTTGAACCATCGTTCTTCTCATTATCCTCGTCTTCATCCGGTTTCTTACCATCTTCTTTAGTCTTACCGTCATCATTCTCATTATCATCGTCATTACCGTCACTATCTTTATCGTCATCTTCAGAatcttcatttttattgttGTCGTCAGCAACATCTTTCTTTGCATCTTTCCCACAAGCctgattaaaaatacaaaattagttAACCATTAGAAAACTACAAGTAAATTATTGGtaaactaaaacataaaataataaattcaaaaactaGTAAAGCATTAGCAAACAGCTGGTAAACTACAAGTAAATTGCTAATAGTGTAAAAACCTCAGCAGGAGGAACAGCAGCTTTTTTTTCAGATTCCATTTTAAGAACAGCAGCTTCCTCAAGGGCACTAAGATCGATGGAATCAAACGTCGAAGAAGTCGCTACACCTATAGTGCTTTGAGTGTTGACTTCTTCAACATTGGAAGTTGAACCATCTTGCAGTGaaaatgccttaaaaaaataaactttattagtaaaaatatagatattagaacttttacttaaaaatataaatataaataaaaattaccttGATATTATCTTTTGTAACATTGTCACCCTCATCATCATTTTTTTCACCACTACCAACAGCATCATCATCTTCCAACTTATATTCATAATTGAACCTCTCACTCATAACAGAATCAGAAGCAAAATTACCAGCACCATCGTCCTCTTCATCATCGTCactttcttctttcttattATCTTCGTCTTTGTTATTATCCTCCTCTTTTTCGCTGTCATCATTACGATGAAAATCATTCACACCATTATCATTATCTTCAACCTGAAAAACAGTTCAATAAAAAACAAGTAAATACACAATTAAACTAAATGAACAAGAATGGTTTACTAACTGTATACAACATAGTAACTAAGTAATTACCTGAATAGGTTGTCCACCAACACCATTTTTTATCAAATCTTTCAGTTCACCAAACTGAGTATTAATACCAGAGAACTGACTCTCTACAAATATCTTGAAATTCTGAAACTCATGGTAAAACTTAGATTGATCCCAAaacaatttatgaattttagttTTCATTGAAATTCCTTCACTTGCTTCTGGCTCATTCTCAACTTTACGCTTTCCTTTGACAAACAAACCTTCTAAATCCAGCGATGACCTCTCCTCGCCAGTGGGATGTAAATTGCTTAATTTCAACtaaatataaatgataaaaCTGAGTCAGTTTACTTAATGGTTACTAAAAGTGAACCACCAGTGTACCAGAACTATATTGCACAAatagatatttaattaataactaGACTAATGTATTAAAATACCTGGTCAGCAGTTTGATCAAATAGGTTTCGCAAGAAATACGAGCGTTCTTGGACCTCTAACACCTCCCAACGCAGTATACGAGGAATTTCATTTCCTGAACTAGTTGCAACTGCGCTTTCAATTGTAGGACAACACTCAAAAAACCAAGTTTGGAAAGCCAAAGGGAATCCATCATATCGAGAGGAATTAGGATGACcagtttttgaactttttctctttaaaaaatcacaatttttcCAAGTactgagtttacttttcaaatactccactgtaaaatgaaacaaatccttccCCCAAGGAAAATTTTCAAACTCCCCACTACAAACAAGATCAAAATGCTTATCACGAACATTTGACTCATCTTTGTTGTTATATAGAAAATTCtcaataaaatacaaaacaacCATCTGAAAAGCCTCTTCCTCGTTATTCCAACGCTTAGAAACAAAGCTATCCTCCAAaaacttttttgaaactttCCTTACATTTCCAAAACAGTTTTTTCTAAAGTCAGAAGACACAGTATTCTGAGACTTAAAATCAACACTGCCATTAACTTTCAAACCGGTTATTAAAGCAAATTCGTCGATTGAAAACTTAAGAAACTTTCCTGACACCTTAATCCACAACTCATATTTAACAGGCTGTTTAACTTCTCTAAGCAGTAAACAGTGAATCAACTGCCCTTGAAGTTTATACTCTTTCATGcgtaaaaaatatccaaaaacagATTTTGAAAACCTTTCTAAAGTTTCAG
This window of the Mercurialis annua linkage group LG5, ddMerAnnu1.2, whole genome shotgun sequence genome carries:
- the LOC126681411 gene encoding uncharacterized protein LOC126681411, whose translation is MFFYLLFVLFCSRNAYEAGFDIIETPFNYGVDQVDNKNWFHSLNYSGELLQCRHINIVMYYIRKRAKYRPVGGVRITTTDCLFDDRMTSYYVAYLKRKKPESTSVTDRSLIAKYICGYKMLCNTHWENVDEVLFPMNMKKQKHWILGRLVFKERCIYVYNSMSSNVAKKSAVEATTKYSVLIPLFLSQMNFYELRSDIDLTSQPYLNKNSTDAFRIETVDDLPNQKDWYVFKFTICKIMQFC